The following coding sequences are from one Triticum aestivum cultivar Chinese Spring chromosome 5A, IWGSC CS RefSeq v2.1, whole genome shotgun sequence window:
- the LOC123103230 gene encoding fatty acid desaturase DES3, with translation MAPAMRPEQEASCKATEDHRSEFDAAKPPPFRIGDVRAAVPAHCWRKSPLRSLSYVARDVAVVAALAAAAWRADSWALWPLYWAVQGTMFWALFVLGHDCGHGSFSDSGTLNSVVGHLLHTFILVPYNGWRISHRTHHQNHGHIEKDESWHPITEKVYQKLEPRTKTLRFSVPFPLLAFPVYLWYRSPGKEGSHFNPSSDLFTPKERRDVIISTTCWFTMIALLIGMACVFGLVPVLKLYGVPYIVNVMWLDLVTYLHHHGHQDLPWYRGEEWSYLRGGLTTVDRDYGWINNIHHDIGTHVIHHLFPQIPHYHLVEATKAARPVLGRYYREPEKSGPLPVHLITVLLKSLRVDHFVSDVGDVVFYQTDPSLSGDKWTGADKQK, from the exons ATGGCCCCCGCAATGAGGCCGGAGCAGGAGGCGAGCTGCAAGGCCACCGAGGACCACCGCTCCGAGTTCGACGCCGCCAAGCCGCCGCCCTTCCGCATCGGCGACGTCCGCGCCGCCGTGCCGGCCCACTGCTGGCGCAAGAGCCCCCTGCGCTCCCTCTCCTACGTCGCCCGCGACGTCGCCGTCGTCgcggcgctcgccgccgccgcgtggCGGGCCGACAGCTGGGCCCTCTGGCCGCTCTACTGGGCCGTCCAGGGCACCATGTTCTGGGCGCTCTTCGTCCTCGGACACGACTG TGGTCACGGGAGCTTCTCGGACAGCGGCACGCTCAACAGCGTCGTCGGCCACCTGCTGCACACCTTCATCCTCGTCCCGTACAATGGCTG GAGGATCAGCCACAGAACGCACCATCAGAACCATGGCCACATCGAAAAGGACGAGTCATGGCACCCG ATCACTGAGAAGGTGTACCAGAAATTGGAACCACGGACAAAGACACTGCGCTTCTCAGTACCGTTCCCACTGCTGGCTTTCCCTGTTTACCTC TGGTACAGAAGCCCGGGCAAGGAGGGCTCACACTTCAATCCGAGCAGCGATCTGTTTACTCCCAAGGAGAGGCGTGATGTGATCATCTCCACCACCTGCTGGTTCACGATGATTGCGCTGCTCATCGGCATGGCGTGTGTCTTTGGCCTGGTACCTGTGCTCAAGCTATACGGGGTTCCATATATT GTGAATGTCATGTGGCTTGATTTGGTGACGTATCTTCACCACCATGGTCACCAGGACCTCCCATGGTACCGCGGCGAG GAATGGAGCTACCTCCGTGGTGGCCTGACGACTGTGGATCGGGACTATGGATGGATCAACAACATCCACCATGACATTGGCACCCATGTCATCCACCACCTCTTCCCCCAAATACCTCACTACCACCTAGTAGAAGCA ACCAAGGCAGCAAGGCCAGTACTGGGCAGATACTACCGGGAGCCGGAGAAGTCAGGCCCGCTCCCAGTGCACCTCATCACCGTCCTCCTCAAGAGCTTGAGAGTCGATCACTTTGTCAGCGACGTGGGAGATGTCGTCTTCTACCAAACCGACCCCAGCTTGAGCGGCGACAAGTGGACCGGAGCCGACAAGCAGAAGTGA